In Alosa alosa isolate M-15738 ecotype Scorff River chromosome 23, AALO_Geno_1.1, whole genome shotgun sequence, a single window of DNA contains:
- the agpat3 gene encoding 1-acyl-sn-glycerol-3-phosphate acyltransferase gamma → MGLLAYLKSQFVLQLLIGFVFVVSGLIINFIQLCTCVLWPINKQLYRRINCRLAYSLWSQLVMLLEWWSGTECMLYTDQATVDMFGKEHVIIILNHNFEIDFLCGWTMCERYGVLGSSKVLAKHELLKVPLIGWTWYFLEIVFCKRKWEEDRDKVFKGLDSLKDYPEFMWFLLYCEGTRFTEKKHQISMQVAESKGLPKLKYHLLPRTKGFTTTLQCLKGTVSAVYDVTLNFKDKKVPTLLGIINGTKYMADMSIRRYPVDEIPDDEKECANWLHKLYQEKDALQEHYAKEGSFPGPTIRPPRRLWSLLNFLFWACVLLSPLIHLAWGVFISGSPLHILGFMLFLIIASVAVRRLIGVTEVKKTGSSYGDQEAKKQN, encoded by the exons ATGGGTCTGCTGGCCTATCTGAAGAGCCAGTTTGTGCTGCAGCTGCTCATTGGCTTTGTGTTCGTGGTCAGCGGACTCATCATCAACTTCATCCAGCTCTGCACCTGTGTACTCTGGCCCATCAACAAGCAGCTCTACCGAAGGATCAACTGCAGGCTCGCCTACTCGCTATGGAGCC agCTGGTGATGCTGCTGGAATGGTGGTCCGGTACCGAGTGCATGCTCTACACCGACCAGGCCACTGTGGACATGTTTGGCAAAGAACacgtcatcatcatcctcaaTCACAATTTTGAGATCGACTTCCTCTGTGGCTGGACCATGTGTGAACGCTACGGCGTGCTGGgg AGCTCCAAGGTGCTGGCCAAACACGAGCTGCTGAAGGTTCCTTTAATTGGGTGGACCTGGTACTTCCTGGAGATAGTCTTCTGTAAGAGGAAGTGGGAGGAGGATCGTGACAAAGTCTTTAAAGGCCTGGACAGCCTCAAGGATTACCCAGAATTCATGTGG ttcCTCCTGTACTGTGAAGGAACACGTTTCACTGAGAAAAAGCACCAGATCAGCATGCAGGTGGCCGAGAGCAAAGGCCTCCCCAAACTCAAGTACCACCTACTGCCCCGCACCAAGGGATTCACCACCACACTGCAGTGTTTGAAGGGGACAg TGTCAGCCGTGTATGACGTGACACTGAACTTCAAAGACAAGAAGGTCCCCACTCTACTGGGCATCATCAACGGCACCAAATACATGGCAGACATGAGTATCAG gcgGTATCCAGTAGATGAAATTCCTGATGATGAGAAGGAGTGTGCCAACTGGCTGCATAAGCTCTACCAGGAAAAG GATGCATTGCAGGAGCACTACGCAAAGGAAGGCTCGTTTCCGGGTCCCACCATCCGGCCGCCTCGCCGCCTCTGGTCGCTGCTCAACTTCCTGTTCTGGGCGTGTGTGCTGCTGTCACCGCTCATCCACCTGGCCTGGGGCGTCTTCATCAGCGGCTCTCCCCTCCACATCCTCGGGTTCATGCTCTTCCTCATCATCG cctCTGTCGCAGTGCGGCGGCTTATTGGGGTGACGGAGGTGAAGAAAACGGGCTCCAGCTATGGCGATCAGGAGGCCAAGAAGCAGAATTAa